In Topomyia yanbarensis strain Yona2022 chromosome 2, ASM3024719v1, whole genome shotgun sequence, one DNA window encodes the following:
- the LOC131681980 gene encoding ATP-dependent DNA helicase PIF1, producing the protein MDPNDASLTCVANAEWLNAQGIAVKKITYKQATLRLVRNTLKEMFLEISADKSKPVKLKLKGINVHSKFMTEGKATIRFNEEKCTLFLSNAPPGLLVQFLKIIFIKITTGETSNGESKEEMLKKTRAHLLSNKANQFDDISPVTNAELARARKLAVGKGSVTTPSPPQKRKRVSGEADRPAPKKLYTPSPLTGNLETEVLNEQQRMVMDACKSGRSVFFTGSAGTGKSFLLRKIISTLPPDGTVATASTGVAACLIGGTTLHSFAGIGSGESELQRCYELASRPNSSQIWRKCKRLIIDEISMVDGDYFEKIEAVARYIRKSDKPFGGIQLILCGDFFQLPPVVKQDKFSRGAFSQDNDKQPVVRFCFQTKAWKECIQNCYELTVVHRQKDPEFISILNSIRIGRITTEIRDRLTTTSKQKIEVEGILATQLCSHTNDADLINQSKLNNLSGEEKTYHATDSDTYMTKQLDQQVQAPGKLTLKIGAQVMLLKNLNIAEGLVNGARGVVLDYVQGYPLVKFKKREFLVKPEKWSIKTAGAVIVSRSQLPLKLAWAFSIHKSQGLTLDCVEMSLSKVFEAGQAYVALSRAQSLDCLRVLDFDSKQVWANPTVLEFYRDLRRQIRDRDLMMPVAVGQKKKEGGLKKSLSAMGLTKSLMSKPLVTIN; encoded by the exons ATGGATCCGAATGATGCTAGCTTGACTTGCGTGGCAAATGCCGAGTGGTTGAATGCCCAAGGAATCGCCGTAAAAAAGATTACGTACAAACAAGCTACTCTTCGGTTAGTGCGGAACACGTTAAAGGAAATGTTTCTGGAGATTTCCGCCGATAAGTCCAAACCGGTTAAGCTAAAGTTAAAAG GAATCAACGTGCATTCCAAGTTCATGACTGAAGGAAAAGCTACCATTCGGTTCAACGAAGAAAAGTGTACACTGTTTCTGTCAAATGCCCCTCCAGGACTGCTGGTTCAGTTCCTAAAAATAATCTTCATCAAAATCACCACCGGGGAAACATCCAATGGGGAGTCAAAAGAGGAGATGTTGAAAAAGACCCGTGCTCATTTGTTGTCGAACAAGGCAAATCAATTCGACGATATCAGCCCGGTTACCAATGCGGAACTGGCCCGTGCCCGTAAACTAGCCGTTGGTAAAGGTTCCGTCACGACACCCTCACCACCGCAGAAGCGAAAACGGGTGTCTGGCGAGGCTGATCGGCCTGCGCCGAAGAAACTGTACACTCCCTCGCCGTTAACGGGAAATTTGGAAACTGAAGTACTGAACGAGCAGCAGCGCATGGTGATGGATGCATGTAAATCCGGGCGGAGTGTCTTCTTCACCGGTTCTGCAGGAACCGGCAAAAGTTTCTTGCTGAGGAAGATTATATCAACGCTACCACCGGATGGAACGGTGGCAACGGCTTCCACCGGAGTCGCTGCATGCTTGATAGGTGGTACCACGTTACATTCGTTTGCTGGCATTGGAAGTGGAGAGTCTGAACTGCAGCGGTGCTACGAGTTGGCTTCGCGGCCGAATTCTAGTCAGATCTGGAGGAAGTGCAAACGGTTAATTATCGATGAGATTTCGATGGTGGACGGGGATTATTTTGAG AAAATTGAAGCCGTTGCTCGTTACATCCGCAAAAGCGACAAGCCATTCGGAGGAATACAGCTTATTTTGTGTGGTGACTTTTTTCAACTGCCTCCGGTTGTCAAACAGGATAAATTTTCCCGTGGAGCTTTTTCGCAGGACAACGATAAGCAGCCTGTGGTTCGTTTTTGCTTTCAAACAAAAGCCTGGAAGGAATGTATTCAGAACTGCTACGAACTGACAGTTGTTCATCGTCAGAAAGACCCCGAATTTATTTCCATACTAAACAGTATTAGAATCGGTCGTATAACAACGGAAATTCGGGACCGACTGACTACTACTTCTAAGCAAAAGATTGAAGTCGAAGGGATTCTTGCGACGCAACTTTGTTCACACACCAACGATGCCGATTTGATCAATCAATCGAAACTTAACAATTTATCAGGAGAAGAGAAGACTTATCACGCAACGGATAGTGATACTTACATGACAAAACAGTTAGACCAACAGGTGCAAGCCCCAGGGAAACTTACGCTTAAAATAGGTGCACAAGTCATGCTGTTGAAAAACCTCAACATCGCCGAGGGGCTTGTCAACGGAGCCCGAGGAGTAGTGTTAGATTACGTTCAAGGTTACCCGCTGGTCAAATTTAAGAAACGCGAATTTCTCGTAAAACCAGAGAAGTGGTCTATCAAGACAGCCGGAGCCGTAATCGTTAGCCGGTCACAGCTACCACTGAAGCTGGCATGGGCTTTTTCGATTCATAAATCTCAAGGACTGACGCTGGACTGTGTGGAAATGTCACTCTCGAAGGTATTCGAAGCCGGCCAAGCCTATGTGGCTCTCAGTCGAGCACAAAGTTTAGACTGTCTTCGGGTGCTGGACTTTGATAGCAAACAAGTGTGGGCCAATCCCACTGTGTTGGAATTCTACCGTGATCTAAGGCGTCAGATTCGCGATCGGGATTTGATGATGCCGGTCGCAGTTGGACAAAAGAAGAAGGAA